A segment of the Oxyura jamaicensis isolate SHBP4307 breed ruddy duck chromosome 12, BPBGC_Ojam_1.0, whole genome shotgun sequence genome:
CTGGAAGCTCCCACAGGGCCCCCTGTTGTGCTGTTGGCTCCCACTGAGCCTGATGTGGCACTGGAGCAATCCTCTTCACTGCCATATTTTGGGCTTGACTGAAAGTTCTGGATAACACCTAGAGCCTTGCCTCCTGTCCCATCTTCCTGGCCTTCTTCTAAGGAGTCTTTCAGATTAGCAATATTGTCTGCACTCCCAAACTTGTTCCTTATGAGGGAGGCAATCTCACGGGGTTTGGAaaccacagctcctgctgctgaatgTGTGGCTTGGGAGAAACTGGAAAGCCCACCTTTAACACTATCTACTACTCCCTCACTGAAGCCAGTGACTTTCGCTCCAACATCTTTCAATCCCTGATGCATATCCCTGAAAACATCCTTTGGCTGCCGTGGCATCCCATTCTGTTCAATTTCTCGTAGCTTTCGATGGTAATGCTCtagtttcttctgcagctgcaagATCGTCTGGGCGgacttttgatttttcttctcaaacacTTGCTTAATACGGGCGCTCTGCTGCTTGTCTGCGTTGTTGGCTAGTTTCAGGTACTCTGCCACATTGTCATCACGGGCTGTTTGTTCAATTTTGATCTGCTCAGTCAACTTCAGTATCTTCTGTTGCAAGTGTGTGATAGCCACTTTTGTACGCTGAGGATCTGGAGTTCCATCAACAGAGTCTGCATTGATGCTGCCATCAGTGCTTGAGGCCACTGCACTGGAGGTCTGTGCTAGGCTGCTGACTTCCAATCGCTCGATCTAGACgaggaaagagaaatataaacacTAAAGACCACTTTTATTAATACAGAAACCTGTCCTTTTTTGTACCAACCATCTTGACACGTGGATGTAATTCTACAAAAACACACCTTTTTTCAGCTGGCCAAGGTATAGTATCAATACACTCTAAATCTCTACACATAAAAATTGAGCATGATGTGTTTTACGGGCAGGTagtaaaagcagaggaaaaggaaagcaaactcCCAAACACATGATAGCCTTGAACAATCAAAAAGACAAGCACAAAGCAAGACAGAGAACCCTGCTTTGGCAGGCTGACTTCTGGGAAGTTTTGATATGTGGCCAGTAGCTCCATCAGCATCAGAATAAAAAGGTAGAGGTGAGTGTGAAAGAGCAAAAGCCATATACATCAAGTAAACAGAAAACCCAAATTATTCTCAGcacctcatttatttatatgaaagcaaggaaataacGAAACTTGGTGAAACAAAAGATCTACTAAGCTCAGTgctcagagcagaaataaacagaCCTTCAGACCTCTGAAAACATGCCCTGCTTCACGTTCCCAGGCCTGTAGCTCATGCTGCTAGCGATAAACGGCGCGAGTAGGTGCCTCGGAGTGGAAGGACAACATGCGACAAAGACGTTACGCGCTGCTTCACCGCAAAGGAGGCACGCGAAGCGACCAGACCAGGCGCCCAAGTCTTTCCCTCCGGCCTGAAGAAGCAAGACGTCCCGCGGCACCTCCCGCTCCCCGGCCCgcccccgccgagccccgcgcCCCCGGTACCTTGGCCCGGCGGAGCAGCAGCGCCCGCTCCCAGTGCATGGCTCCCGCCGGGCGCCCGCATGGCCCCGCGCCGCGCCCCACCTGGGCTCANNNNNNNNNNNNNNNNNNNNNNNNNNNNNNNNNNNNNNNNNNNNNNNNNNNNNNNNNNNNNNNNNNNNNNNNNNNNNNNNNNNNNNNNNNNNNNNNNNNNNNNNNNNNNNNNNNNNNNNNNNNNNNNNNNNNNNNNNNNNNNNNNNNNNNNNNNNNNNNNNNNNNNNNNNNNNNNNNNNNNNNNNNNNNNNNNNNNNNNNNNNNNNNNNNNNNNNNNNNNNNNNNNNNNNNNNNNNNNNNNNNNNNNNNNNNNNNNNNNNNNNNNNNNNNNNNNNNNNNNNNNNNNNNNNNNNNNNNNNNNNNNNNNNNNNNNNNNNNNNNNNNNNNNNNNNNNNNNNNNNNNNNNNNNNNNNNNNNNNNNNNNNNNNNNNNNNNNNNNNNNNNNNNNNNNNNNNNNNNNNNNNNNNNNNNNNNNNNNNNNNNNNNNNNNNNNNNNNNNNNNNNNNNNNNNNNNNNNNNNNNNNNNNNNNNNNNNNNNNNNNNNNNNNNNNNNNNNNNNNNNNNNNNNNNNNNNNNNNNNNNNNNNNNNNNNNNNNNNNNNNNNNNNNNNNNNNNNNNNNNNNNNNNNNNNNNNNNNNNNNNNNNNNNNNNNNNNNNNNNNNNNNNNNNNNNNNNNNNNNNNNNNNNNNNNNNNNNNNNNNNNNNNNNNNNNNNNNNNNNNNNNNNNNNNNNNNNNNNNNNNNNNNNNNNNNNNNNNNNNNNNNNNNNNNNNNNNNNNNNNNNNNNNNNNNNNNNNNNNNNNNNNNNNNNNNNNNNNNNNNNNNNNNNNNNNNNNNNNNNNNNNNNNNNNNNNNNNNNNNNNNNNNNNNNNNNNNNNNNNNNNNNNNNNNNNNNNNNNNNNNNNNNNNNNNNNNNNNNNNNNNNNNNNNNNNNNNNNNNNNNNNNNNNNNNNNNNNNNNNNNNNNNNNNNNNNNNNNNNNNNNNNNNNNNNNNNNNNNNNNNNNNNNNNNNNNNNNNNNNNNNNNNNNNNNNNNNNNNNNNNNNNNNNNNNNNNNNNNNNNNNNNNNNNNNNNNNNNNNNNNNNNNNNNNNNNNNNNNNNNNNNNNNNNNNNNNNNNNNNNNNNNNNNNNNNNNNNNNNNNNNNNNNNNNNNNNNNNNNNNNNNNNNNNNNNNNNNNNNNNNNNNNNNNNNNNNNNNNNNNNNNNNNNNNNNNNNNNNNNNNNNNNNNNNNNNNNNNNNNNNNNNNNNNNNNNNNNNNNNNNNNNNNNNNNNNNNNNNNNNNNNNNNNNNNNNNNNNNNNNNNNNNNNNNNNNNNNNNNNNNNNNNNNNNNNNNNNNNNNNNNNNNNNNNNNNNNNNNNNNNNNNNNNNNNNNNNNNNNNNNNNNNNNNNNNNNNNNNNNNNNNNNNNNNNNNNNNNNNNNNNNNNNNNNNNNNNNNNNNNNNNNNNNNNNNNNNNNNNNNNNNNNNNNNNNNNNNNNNNNNNNNNNNNNNNNNNNNNNNNNNNNNNNNNNNNNNNNNNNNNNNNNNNNNNNNNNNNNNNNNNNNNNNNNNNNNNNNNNNNNNNNNNNNNNNNNNNNNNNNNNNNNNNNNNNNNNNNNNNNNNNNNNNNNNNNNNNNNNNNNNNNNNNNNNNNNNNNNNNNNNNNNNNNNNNNNNNNNNNNNNNNNNNNNNNNNNNNNNNNNNNNNNNNNNNNNNNNNNNNNNNNNNNNNNNNNNNNNNNNNNNNNNNNNNNNNNNNNNNNNNNNNNNNNNNNNNNNNNNNNNNNNNNNNNNNNNNNNNNNNNNNNNNNNNNNNNNNNNNNNNNNNNNNNNNNNNNNNNNNNNNNNNNNNNNNNNNNNNNNNNNNNNNNNNNNNNNNNNNNNNNNNNNNNNNNNNNNNNNNNNNNNNNNNNNNNNNNNNNNNNNNNNNNNNNNNNNNNNNNNNNNNNNNNNNNNNNNNNNNNNNNNNNNNNNNNNNNNNNNNNNNNNNNNNNNNNNNNNNNNNNNNNNNNNNNNNNNNNNNNNNNNNNNNNNNNNNNNNNNNNNNNNNNNNNNNNNNNNNNNNNNNNNNNNNNNNNNNNNNNNNNNNNNNNNNNNNNNNNNNNNNNNNNNNNNNNNNNNNNNNNNNNNNNNNNNNNNNNNNNNNNNNNNNNNNNNNNNNNNNNNNNNNNNNNNNNNNNNNNNNNNNNNNNNNNNNNNNNNNNNNNNNNNNNNNNNNNNNNNNNNNNNNNNNNNNNNNNNNNNNNNNNNNNNNNNNNNNNNNNNNNNNNNNNNNNNNNNNNNNNNNNNNNNNNNNNNNNNNNNNNNNNNNNNNNNNNNNNNNNNNNNNNNNNNNNNNNNNNNNNNNNNNNNNNNNNNNNNNNNNNNNNNNNNNNNNNNNNNNNNNNNNNNNNNNNNNNNNNNNNNNNNNNNNNNNNNNNNNNNNNNNNNNNNNNNNNNNNNNNNNNNNNNNNNNNNNNNNNNNNNNNNNNNNNNNNNNNNNNNNNNNNNNNNNNNNNNNNNNNNNNNNNNNNNNNNNNNNNNNNNNNNNNNNNNNNNNNNNNNNNNNNNNNNNNNNNNNNNNNNNNNNNNNNNNNNNNNNNNNNNNNNNNNNNNNNNNNNNNNNNNNNNNNNNNNNNNNNNNNNNNNNNNNNNNNNNNNNNNNNNNNNNNNNNNNNNNNNNNNNNNNNNNNNNNNNNNNNNNNNNNNNNNNNNNNNNN
Coding sequences within it:
- the TMCC1 gene encoding transmembrane and coiled-coil domains protein 1 isoform X7, producing the protein MLMWCCCTCVCCERDFCEPVKIERLEVSSLAQTSSAVASSTDGSINADSVDGTPDPQRTKVAITHLQQKILKLTEQIKIEQTARDDNVAEYLKLANNADKQQSARIKQVFEKKNQKSAQTILQLQKKLEHYHRKLREIEQNGMPRQPKDVFRDMHQGLKDVGAKVTGFSEGVVDSVKGGLSSFSQATHSAAGAVVSKPREIASLIRNKFGSADNIANLKDSLEEGQEDGTGGKALGVIQNFQSSPKYGSEEDCSSATSGSVGANSTTGGPVGASSSKTNTLDIQSSGFDAILHEIQEIRETQARLEESFEDLKVRYQRDYSLIMQTLQEERYRCERLEEQLNDLTELHQNEILNLKQELASMEEKIAYQSYERARDIQEALEACQTRISKMELQQQQQQVVQLEGLENATARNLLGKFINILLAVMAVLLVFVSTVANCVVPLMKTRNRTFSTLFIVVFIAFLWKHWDAISGYLERFLSPPR
- the TMCC1 gene encoding transmembrane and coiled-coil domains protein 1 isoform X6: MLRLCVGEVEAYAILPWLDSFTQIERLEVSSLAQTSSAVASSTDGSINADSVDGTPDPQRTKVAITHLQQKILKLTEQIKIEQTARDDNVAEYLKLANNADKQQSARIKQVFEKKNQKSAQTILQLQKKLEHYHRKLREIEQNGMPRQPKDVFRDMHQGLKDVGAKVTGFSEGVVDSVKGGLSSFSQATHSAAGAVVSKPREIASLIRNKFGSADNIANLKDSLEEGQEDGTGGKALGVIQNFQSSPKYGSEEDCSSATSGSVGANSTTGGPVGASSSKTNTLDIQSSGFDAILHEIQEIRETQARLEESFEDLKVRYQRDYSLIMQTLQEERYRCERLEEQLNDLTELHQNEILNLKQELASMEEKIAYQSYERARDIQEALEACQTRISKMELQQQQQQVVQLEGLENATARNLLGKFINILLAVMAVLLVFVSTVANCVVPLMKTRNRTFSTLFIVVFIAFLWKHWDAISGYLERFLSPPR
- the TMCC1 gene encoding transmembrane and coiled-coil domains protein 1 isoform X5, yielding MLPSLRTQHGGLTACLRKSTSWGFPPFLGVGGIRAVNMASLIERLEVSSLAQTSSAVASSTDGSINADSVDGTPDPQRTKVAITHLQQKILKLTEQIKIEQTARDDNVAEYLKLANNADKQQSARIKQVFEKKNQKSAQTILQLQKKLEHYHRKLREIEQNGMPRQPKDVFRDMHQGLKDVGAKVTGFSEGVVDSVKGGLSSFSQATHSAAGAVVSKPREIASLIRNKFGSADNIANLKDSLEEGQEDGTGGKALGVIQNFQSSPKYGSEEDCSSATSGSVGANSTTGGPVGASSSKTNTLDIQSSGFDAILHEIQEIRETQARLEESFEDLKVRYQRDYSLIMQTLQEERYRCERLEEQLNDLTELHQNEILNLKQELASMEEKIAYQSYERARDIQEALEACQTRISKMELQQQQQQVVQLEGLENATARNLLGKFINILLAVMAVLLVFVSTVANCVVPLMKTRNRTFSTLFIVVFIAFLWKHWDAISGYLERFLSPPR
- the TMCC1 gene encoding transmembrane and coiled-coil domains protein 1 isoform X8, whose protein sequence is MSYRPGNVKQGMFSEIERLEVSSLAQTSSAVASSTDGSINADSVDGTPDPQRTKVAITHLQQKILKLTEQIKIEQTARDDNVAEYLKLANNADKQQSARIKQVFEKKNQKSAQTILQLQKKLEHYHRKLREIEQNGMPRQPKDVFRDMHQGLKDVGAKVTGFSEGVVDSVKGGLSSFSQATHSAAGAVVSKPREIASLIRNKFGSADNIANLKDSLEEGQEDGTGGKALGVIQNFQSSPKYGSEEDCSSATSGSVGANSTTGGPVGASSSKTNTLDIQSSGFDAILHEIQEIRETQARLEESFEDLKVRYQRDYSLIMQTLQEERYRCERLEEQLNDLTELHQNEILNLKQELASMEEKIAYQSYERARDIQEALEACQTRISKMELQQQQQQVVQLEGLENATARNLLGKFINILLAVMAVLLVFVSTVANCVVPLMKTRNRTFSTLFIVVFIAFLWKHWDAISGYLERFLSPPR
- the TMCC1 gene encoding transmembrane and coiled-coil domains protein 1 isoform X11 — translated: MHWERALLLRRAKIERLEVSSLAQTSSAVASSTDGSINADSVDGTPDPQRTKVAITHLQQKILKLTEQIKIEQTARDDNVAEYLKLANNADKQQSARIKQVFEKKNQKSAQTILQLQKKLEHYHRKLREIEQNGMPRQPKDVFRDMHQGLKDVGAKVTGFSEGVVDSVKGGLSSFSQATHSAAGAVVSKPREIASLIRNKFGSADNIANLKDSLEEGQEDGTGGKALGVIQNFQSSPKYGSEEDCSSATSGSVGANSTTGGPVGASSSKTNTLDIQSSGFDAILHEIQEIRETQARLEESFEDLKVRYQRDYSLIMQTLQEERYRCERLEEQLNDLTELHQNEILNLKQELASMEEKIAYQSYERARDIQEALEACQTRISKMELQQQQQQVVQLEGLENATARNLLGKFINILLAVMAVLLVFVSTVANCVVPLMKTRNRTFSTLFIVVFIAFLWKHWDAISGYLERFLSPPR
- the TMCC1 gene encoding transmembrane and coiled-coil domains protein 1 isoform X10; this encodes MVQRFSLRRQLSKIERLEVSSLAQTSSAVASSTDGSINADSVDGTPDPQRTKVAITHLQQKILKLTEQIKIEQTARDDNVAEYLKLANNADKQQSARIKQVFEKKNQKSAQTILQLQKKLEHYHRKLREIEQNGMPRQPKDVFRDMHQGLKDVGAKVTGFSEGVVDSVKGGLSSFSQATHSAAGAVVSKPREIASLIRNKFGSADNIANLKDSLEEGQEDGTGGKALGVIQNFQSSPKYGSEEDCSSATSGSVGANSTTGGPVGASSSKTNTLDIQSSGFDAILHEIQEIRETQARLEESFEDLKVRYQRDYSLIMQTLQEERYRCERLEEQLNDLTELHQNEILNLKQELASMEEKIAYQSYERARDIQEALEACQTRISKMELQQQQQQVVQLEGLENATARNLLGKFINILLAVMAVLLVFVSTVANCVVPLMKTRNRTFSTLFIVVFIAFLWKHWDAISGYLERFLSPPR
- the TMCC1 gene encoding transmembrane and coiled-coil domains protein 1 isoform X9, which translates into the protein MSFEPVVRAFPVMIERLEVSSLAQTSSAVASSTDGSINADSVDGTPDPQRTKVAITHLQQKILKLTEQIKIEQTARDDNVAEYLKLANNADKQQSARIKQVFEKKNQKSAQTILQLQKKLEHYHRKLREIEQNGMPRQPKDVFRDMHQGLKDVGAKVTGFSEGVVDSVKGGLSSFSQATHSAAGAVVSKPREIASLIRNKFGSADNIANLKDSLEEGQEDGTGGKALGVIQNFQSSPKYGSEEDCSSATSGSVGANSTTGGPVGASSSKTNTLDIQSSGFDAILHEIQEIRETQARLEESFEDLKVRYQRDYSLIMQTLQEERYRCERLEEQLNDLTELHQNEILNLKQELASMEEKIAYQSYERARDIQEALEACQTRISKMELQQQQQQVVQLEGLENATARNLLGKFINILLAVMAVLLVFVSTVANCVVPLMKTRNRTFSTLFIVVFIAFLWKHWDAISGYLERFLSPPR
- the TMCC1 gene encoding transmembrane and coiled-coil domains protein 1 isoform X13, with product MEVIFSLIERLEVSSLAQTSSAVASSTDGSINADSVDGTPDPQRTKVAITHLQQKILKLTEQIKIEQTARDDNVAEYLKLANNADKQQSARIKQVFEKKNQKSAQTILQLQKKLEHYHRKLREIEQNGMPRQPKDVFRDMHQGLKDVGAKVTGFSEGVVDSVKGGLSSFSQATHSAAGAVVSKPREIASLIRNKFGSADNIANLKDSLEEGQEDGTGGKALGVIQNFQSSPKYGSEEDCSSATSGSVGANSTTGGPVGASSSKTNTLDIQSSGFDAILHEIQEIRETQARLEESFEDLKVRYQRDYSLIMQTLQEERYRCERLEEQLNDLTELHQNEILNLKQELASMEEKIAYQSYERARDIQEALEACQTRISKMELQQQQQQVVQLEGLENATARNLLGKFINILLAVMAVLLVFVSTVANCVVPLMKTRNRTFSTLFIVVFIAFLWKHWDAISGYLERFLSPPR
- the TMCC1 gene encoding transmembrane and coiled-coil domains protein 1 isoform X4: MVGQGETRGTQRSLPTSASLGLCDLPPEQLFNISSRDKVGSQIERLEVSSLAQTSSAVASSTDGSINADSVDGTPDPQRTKVAITHLQQKILKLTEQIKIEQTARDDNVAEYLKLANNADKQQSARIKQVFEKKNQKSAQTILQLQKKLEHYHRKLREIEQNGMPRQPKDVFRDMHQGLKDVGAKVTGFSEGVVDSVKGGLSSFSQATHSAAGAVVSKPREIASLIRNKFGSADNIANLKDSLEEGQEDGTGGKALGVIQNFQSSPKYGSEEDCSSATSGSVGANSTTGGPVGASSSKTNTLDIQSSGFDAILHEIQEIRETQARLEESFEDLKVRYQRDYSLIMQTLQEERYRCERLEEQLNDLTELHQNEILNLKQELASMEEKIAYQSYERARDIQEALEACQTRISKMELQQQQQQVVQLEGLENATARNLLGKFINILLAVMAVLLVFVSTVANCVVPLMKTRNRTFSTLFIVVFIAFLWKHWDAISGYLERFLSPPR
- the TMCC1 gene encoding transmembrane and coiled-coil domains protein 1 isoform X14 produces the protein MEIERLEVSSLAQTSSAVASSTDGSINADSVDGTPDPQRTKVAITHLQQKILKLTEQIKIEQTARDDNVAEYLKLANNADKQQSARIKQVFEKKNQKSAQTILQLQKKLEHYHRKLREIEQNGMPRQPKDVFRDMHQGLKDVGAKVTGFSEGVVDSVKGGLSSFSQATHSAAGAVVSKPREIASLIRNKFGSADNIANLKDSLEEGQEDGTGGKALGVIQNFQSSPKYGSEEDCSSATSGSVGANSTTGGPVGASSSKTNTLDIQSSGFDAILHEIQEIRETQARLEESFEDLKVRYQRDYSLIMQTLQEERYRCERLEEQLNDLTELHQNEILNLKQELASMEEKIAYQSYERARDIQEALEACQTRISKMELQQQQQQVVQLEGLENATARNLLGKFINILLAVMAVLLVFVSTVANCVVPLMKTRNRTFSTLFIVVFIAFLWKHWDAISGYLERFLSPPR
- the TMCC1 gene encoding transmembrane and coiled-coil domains protein 1 isoform X12, whose product is MEGSLPASERIERLEVSSLAQTSSAVASSTDGSINADSVDGTPDPQRTKVAITHLQQKILKLTEQIKIEQTARDDNVAEYLKLANNADKQQSARIKQVFEKKNQKSAQTILQLQKKLEHYHRKLREIEQNGMPRQPKDVFRDMHQGLKDVGAKVTGFSEGVVDSVKGGLSSFSQATHSAAGAVVSKPREIASLIRNKFGSADNIANLKDSLEEGQEDGTGGKALGVIQNFQSSPKYGSEEDCSSATSGSVGANSTTGGPVGASSSKTNTLDIQSSGFDAILHEIQEIRETQARLEESFEDLKVRYQRDYSLIMQTLQEERYRCERLEEQLNDLTELHQNEILNLKQELASMEEKIAYQSYERARDIQEALEACQTRISKMELQQQQQQVVQLEGLENATARNLLGKFINILLAVMAVLLVFVSTVANCVVPLMKTRNRTFSTLFIVVFIAFLWKHWDAISGYLERFLSPPR